The genomic interval TTGAATTTTCAATCGGAACAACCCCATATAATGACTCTTCATTAACAACACTTTCCAAAACTGCAGGAATAGTGCAATAAGGAATTAAATTATCACCAATCATGTTTGCTGCTTCGTGGGTGAAAGTTCCTTTAGGTCCTAAAAATGAAATTACTGATATATTAATACCCCCGAAAAAAATAAAAAAAGATATTAAGATTCTAATTTTGCAATTAATCTTAATATATCTGTTTGTGTTATAATACCAATGACCTTACCGTCTTCAACAACAGGCAAACCATTGAATCCTGTTTCAATCATGATTTTAGAAACATCACTGATTGACATTTTTTTAGATACAGAAGATGGATTTGAAGACATGATATCTTCAACAAGAACTTCTTTAATTTGAGATTTTTGATGTTTTTCAGGAACATTTTTTCTAAAGTCAATGAATGCCCTCATCAAATCTTTAGATGTGATTATTCCTTTAAGTTCATCTTCTTCAATAACAGGCACCCTTCCAATATGGGCATCAATCATTAATCTTCTTGCATGAATTAGCCTATCAGTTGGGGAAACTGCAACTACATCACCAGTCATTATTTCTTTTACAGTTATCTTATCAAATGCAATTCCAACAGCAAGAGTTACAAAATCTGCTTTAGAAACAATTCCTATCATACCCTCACCAGATACGACAGGGACTGATCCAATACCATTCTCCAACATTAATTCCGCTACATCACCTAATTGCATGGTTTCTAAAACTGTGATTACATCTTTAACCATTACAGATGAAATATGAAACCTTGATGCAGGCATGCCTTCAGATTTTGAAGATCCAAGCTTGTTAGCGATATCCCTTTCAGAAACAATACCAACAAGTTCTTTATTATTTGTTACAGGCAAACGAGAGATATTGTGTTTGCGTAATAATTTTAATGCATCAGAAAGATTTTGATCTTTGTCTATTGTGATTAAATTTTCAGACATCAAATTCTTAATTTGCATTATTATCATCTCCTTATTAATTATACAATATTATGCTCTTCTAACTGAGTTTAAAACATCTCTTTCAGTAATAATACCAACTATTTCATCATCTTTAATAATTGGTACGCCACCTATATTTTTTTCAGCGAATAATTGGCATAATTCACCAATAGTCATTGTTTGTTCTACTGTAATTGGGTCTTTAACCATAATTTCTGATACAGTAATTTTTAAAACATCAGAAGCTAAATTTGAATTTAAATTATCGAACAACTCTTTTGCATTTAAGAACCTAATAACATCAGTTGATGTTAAAATACCTAATAATTTTTTATTTGCTTTAGAAATGTCTGCTTCTCCACCAACAATTGGAATTCTTCTTAATCCATTCCTAACCATTATTTTACATGCACTTTCTAATGGTGTTCCAGGGGTAGTGGTGAATACTTTAGGACTCATATATTCATGCACAGTTTCTTTACCTGCCATGCCTGCTAAAGATAATGCAATATCTCTTTCAGTTACAATTCCTGCAAGTTTTCCATCCGCATCAACAAGAGGAATAGCCCCTAATTGATTGTCCAGCATTGTTTTGAGAGTATCACCAATTGAAACTTTTGTAGATAATGTAATTAAATCACGAGTCATAATTTCTTTAACAGGTTCATTAATTGCTGCTAAAAAGTTATCTTCATATTTTTTCTCAATAATGTTGAATTTTTTTCCTCCACCAAAGAAATCTAATATATCCATTACTGTTACAATACCTAACAATTTACCAGAACCAGGATCGGTAATTGGTAATCTTCTAAATTCATGTTCCATCATTACTTTAGCAGTATCTTTAATAGATTTAGTTGGAGGAATAGAAATAACTTCTTTAGTTGCAAGAGCCATTATGTCCCCTTCCCTATCGTGAACTTTAGTCACATGTTCAACTGCACCAGTATTTGATTTTCTATTAATGGATGTTTTATCTTTCATTTACACACCTCTACTATCAAATCACACATCAAAAAAATAAAATCAAAATATTAAAAACAAAATTCATTCAATATCCAAAATTTTATGGATTTGAGGAATGGTGGAAACATCAAAATATTGTCCAACAACTTCAGAATATTCAAATAATCTAAAATTAATATCTTTCCAATCTTTCAAAGGACTAGAAGGCTGGATAATTATTTTAAGGTTACTTTTGTTTGAAATATTTTTTGATAATTTTTCAATTACCTCTTTAAATGATTCTATTTTTGTTGAAGGCAATATGACCACTTTACAATATACACTTATGGACTTCTCCCTTAATAAATTTACTGATTTAATCTCATTTAATAAAATATCCTCATTAAAATTGCCATTAAAATGTTCAGGCAACTTAATATCTAAAGAAACAACATCTAATTGTTCAATTTTATTAATATTATCTGGTAATGTACCATTAGTTTCAAGCATTATATTTAAATTAAAATTTTTGCTAACCTCTGAAATAAACTCAGGATATAAACTCGGTTCACCACCTGTGAATGAAATAGTGTTACAATCAGGAGTTAAAATTTTATTAATTTCTCTGCAGACTTCATCAACCGTCATTAATTTTCCTGATTTTTCAGATTTGCTATCTTCAGTATCACAGTACTTACAATTAAGATTACATCCAGCGAATCTGACAAAAATTTGCCTTTCACCAATTAAAAGACCTTCGCCTTGAAAACTTGAAAAGATTTCAATAACTGGAGCTTTCATTATAACTCTTTCCTATATTCTGCACCTTGACCAATACCTTCATTAACACAAACTGCAACATATTTTAAGTTATCATAAGACTCAGATAATTTTTCTGCCAAACCTTCAGCAAAATATTTTGACAATTCTTCAGCAGAAGTATACGGAAGAGGCAACAATACACAATCCACAGAAGGAATTGAATATCCTTTACCGTCAATTTTAAATTGAATTGTTTTATTTTCCTTTAATCCATCAATTGAATCAGTTTTTTTATCAAAATCTTTGAATTCAATTAATTCATTGAAAACAGGAATCAATAATCTGTGATCAAGTTCATTGCAAAATTCTTTTGTAAATCCTTTTACATCTTTAAAATCAACAACAAATTCGAATTTTCCTGTTCTTTCACCTTCAATTTCAACATCTACAAAGTAAGAATGACCATGAATAAATCCGCAAGATTCATGGCCAGGAATTACATGAGCAGATGAGAACCTTAAATTTGATTGAATTCCATTAACTAAAATTTTCATCCTAACACCTTTGTTTTACTTATATCATTTTCAATTGTTTGTAACTCATCAATGAATCTGGATGCAGTTTCATTGATTAAATCTGACAAATTATCTTTATTAAATATTTGAGTTCCATTTTCATCTTTAATATCAAATAACCCAATTGTTTCAACATCATCCGGAGTTCCCTTATCTTCCAAGTTAAGTGCAAAGTGTATTTTTGCAGAGCTTAATGAAATACTAGCTATTGAAATAGATAATTTCCCATCATCCACAAAAATATCATCACCTTCCCTTTTAGTTTTAATTCCATACTCAGTAAGGATTTCTCTAAAAATCATTACAATAAGTCTTTGTCTTAAATAAGCAATCCTCATATTTGGAGGTTGTTGATCAAAGAATTCACAAATAAAATTAACCATATAGTTAGATTTTATCTCAAGTCCAACATCAGCAAAATCTTTTAAGTTATCGGGAGTGATATTAACCGGACCAATCCAAGTTATAATCGAAGAACCATAAACTCCAAATTCCTGAAAAGCCCAAGATGGATTGATTTGGCTTCCATCATATTCAAATATTTCATCAATATGTTTATGAATAATAGACATAAACTAATTTAAGATTATATTTTTATATAAATATTAAGATTAAATGAAAAATTAATTTAAAGATGTATTATAAAATAACTTAATTAGGAGATAATAAAATGGAACAAGTAAGAACAAGAGACTTTATTTACACAAGTGACGATTTATATTTTGCATCAACAAATTATATACATCCAGAAGACAGAGTGATTTCATTTTTAAGATACATTCCAGATCCAGAAGGAGATAGGGAAAAAGATGGTAAAAAATACAGAAAAGTGGGATCTGCAGAAGCTTATGAATACTTAAGAGAAAATCATCCTGATTATTTATATTTCTGTGATGTTACAAATGTTGAAATGATGGGAGTTCCATTAGATAAAGTTAAAAGAATAATAAAACCTGAAAAAAGACTTTTAGGTCTTAAAGATACTTTTGACAATGGAGGGGAAGTTAAAAATCCAGAACTTATTGCAAAATTAATGGATGTTGCTGACTTTTTCCATTTCATGGCAAATATTCCTTATGATCACTTAGGAATCTCAGGTTCCATTTTACCGGGACTTCAAAAAAGTGATGTTTCTGATTTGGATTTTGTCGTATATGGTCTTGACAACCATAGAAGGGCAATTTCTGCTTTTAAAAAACATAGAGGAAAAGAAGTATATATCAAAGAAGTTGACAAACACATCACGGTTGAAGGCATTACAAATGATTATTGGGATTTTGTATACAATAAAAGAATGAGTGATGAAAGTTTAACTAAAGAAGAATTCAGATGGTATGAAAATAGAAAAGCAAATAGGGGAACAATAAATGGAACTTTATTTGATATTCTAGCTACTAGAGACTATGATGAAATTGAAGGAACTTGGGGAGACACTGTTTATGAACCTCAAGGCATTGCTCAAATTGAATGTGATATCGTAAGTTCTCTTGGTGCATTCGATAACCCTTCATCTTACACTATTGAAAATTTAAAAATATTGGAGGGTGTTGAAGCACCTATCAAAGAAATTGTTTCATTTACACACACTTATGCAGGTGAAGTAATTGATGGAGAACATATAATAGCAAAAGGAAAAGTAGAAAAGGTAACTATCCAAGGAAAAGAAGATTATTACAGAATAGTTGTTGGAACCACACGTGAATCAATTGATGAATATTTAAAGCTTAAAGAAAGTCCTGCTTAAATGAGATCTAGCATTCAAATTTTTAAATATAATGCAATTCAACAAAAATAAAAGGAAATAATTAACTATTTAATTATTTGCTTTTTACTCCATTTTAATTTCCATGAATGAAAAATATTCACAGCATGATTTTTAAACAAAATAATAATATGTAATAAACTTATTACATATTTTTTAAAAACTTTCTAATTTTCTAATTGAATAATATTTAATATCATAAAATACTTTAAACAATTATTCAGCATTTTTAAATGAAAACCAAACAAAATAAAGCAAAATTAATTCAAATAATTTATAAACTTCAAGTTACAAAATACTAATGTTATATAATGTAATGTGATAAAATGAGTGAGAAAAGAATAGAATGGAATAGTAATTTTGCATTCATGATGGCTATGATCGGTTCAGCTGTCGGACTTGGAAATATTTGGCGTTTCCCAAATGTTTTATATTCCAACGGTGGAGGATCTTTCATGATCCCTTACATCGTTTCATTATTCTTATTAGGAATATCATTTGTTCTAGTAGAATATGCAGTTGGATTTAGATTTAAAAAATCAATTGGAAGAATACTATTCTCAATTAGTAAAAAATTAGAACCAATAGCATGGTTTATTGTATTAATCGTATTTTTAATCACAACATACTATGTTTGTGTTGTTGGATGGGATTTAATTTATGTTGTTTTAAGTTTCACAAAAGCATGGGGTGCAAACCCAGATACATTCTTTGCAAGCAACGTA from Methanobrevibacter gottschalkii DSM 11977 carries:
- a CDS encoding CBS domain-containing protein, which codes for MQIKNLMSENLITIDKDQNLSDALKLLRKHNISRLPVTNNKELVGIVSERDIANKLGSSKSEGMPASRFHISSVMVKDVITVLETMQLGDVAELMLENGIGSVPVVSGEGMIGIVSKADFVTLAVGIAFDKITVKEIMTGDVVAVSPTDRLIHARRLMIDAHIGRVPVIEEDELKGIITSKDLMRAFIDFRKNVPEKHQKSQIKEVLVEDIMSSNPSSVSKKMSISDVSKIMIETGFNGLPVVEDGKVIGIITQTDILRLIAKLES
- a CDS encoding CBS domain-containing protein, encoding MKDKTSINRKSNTGAVEHVTKVHDREGDIMALATKEVISIPPTKSIKDTAKVMMEHEFRRLPITDPGSGKLLGIVTVMDILDFFGGGKKFNIIEKKYEDNFLAAINEPVKEIMTRDLITLSTKVSIGDTLKTMLDNQLGAIPLVDADGKLAGIVTERDIALSLAGMAGKETVHEYMSPKVFTTTPGTPLESACKIMVRNGLRRIPIVGGEADISKANKKLLGILTSTDVIRFLNAKELFDNLNSNLASDVLKITVSEIMVKDPITVEQTMTIGELCQLFAEKNIGGVPIIKDDEIVGIITERDVLNSVRRA
- a CDS encoding 7-carboxy-7-deazaguanine synthase QueE; translation: MKAPVIEIFSSFQGEGLLIGERQIFVRFAGCNLNCKYCDTEDSKSEKSGKLMTVDEVCREINKILTPDCNTISFTGGEPSLYPEFISEVSKNFNLNIMLETNGTLPDNINKIEQLDVVSLDIKLPEHFNGNFNEDILLNEIKSVNLLREKSISVYCKVVILPSTKIESFKEVIEKLSKNISNKSNLKIIIQPSSPLKDWKDINFRLFEYSEVVGQYFDVSTIPQIHKILDIE
- a CDS encoding 6-pyruvoyl trahydropterin synthase family protein, giving the protein MKILVNGIQSNLRFSSAHVIPGHESCGFIHGHSYFVDVEIEGERTGKFEFVVDFKDVKGFTKEFCNELDHRLLIPVFNELIEFKDFDKKTDSIDGLKENKTIQFKIDGKGYSIPSVDCVLLPLPYTSAEELSKYFAEGLAEKLSESYDNLKYVAVCVNEGIGQGAEYRKEL
- a CDS encoding DUF366 family protein; this encodes MSIIHKHIDEIFEYDGSQINPSWAFQEFGVYGSSIITWIGPVNITPDNLKDFADVGLEIKSNYMVNFICEFFDQQPPNMRIAYLRQRLIVMIFREILTEYGIKTKREGDDIFVDDGKLSISIASISLSSAKIHFALNLEDKGTPDDVETIGLFDIKDENGTQIFNKDNLSDLINETASRFIDELQTIENDISKTKVLG
- a CDS encoding DNA polymerase subunit beta, coding for MEQVRTRDFIYTSDDLYFASTNYIHPEDRVISFLRYIPDPEGDREKDGKKYRKVGSAEAYEYLRENHPDYLYFCDVTNVEMMGVPLDKVKRIIKPEKRLLGLKDTFDNGGEVKNPELIAKLMDVADFFHFMANIPYDHLGISGSILPGLQKSDVSDLDFVVYGLDNHRRAISAFKKHRGKEVYIKEVDKHITVEGITNDYWDFVYNKRMSDESLTKEEFRWYENRKANRGTINGTLFDILATRDYDEIEGTWGDTVYEPQGIAQIECDIVSSLGAFDNPSSYTIENLKILEGVEAPIKEIVSFTHTYAGEVIDGEHIIAKGKVEKVTIQGKEDYYRIVVGTTRESIDEYLKLKESPA